A stretch of the Aminipila terrae genome encodes the following:
- a CDS encoding protease inhibitor I42 family protein, with product MKRIITGSIIIIMMFCAGTAAAYADTDKSCSVKLNGTKLNAAGYDSEGTIYLPLRAIGESLGYQISWSAADHTVHMTKGTEKKSLNLDTYMISEGDHDYYGDFKKYDGRVYLSGDFFSDSLGLKVTEDSTGKLITVSNGGAKNNIIIETVKDISKGEKIDITLYYPKLSGLANQKVQDTLNELFKKEANDAKQMGLAGLADFPTGYDTHYQTYFDYRVKYNSNNMLSVVFTNYQFTGGAHGSTLQTSYTFDLATGKEFAMKDIFNTGSDYGAVFNKQIKSDIKARDLYELTTFSAIATDQAYYLDSTGVTVYFQQYEYFPYAAGIQTFCINYPDLADLLKPELKLTGGTSNQTATVLVEGKDNTLKVGDSCSVTLKGNPTTGYSWQYDIADDSIISLTNESSTPDSALIGAGSTFNWSFKALKPGKTTISFKYYRPWEGTANFLQNVEYTIIVK from the coding sequence ATGAAAAGAATCATAACAGGAAGCATAATTATCATAATGATGTTCTGCGCAGGGACGGCAGCAGCATATGCGGATACAGATAAAAGCTGTTCCGTAAAACTGAACGGAACAAAGCTCAACGCTGCAGGCTACGACTCAGAGGGAACAATTTATTTGCCATTGAGAGCCATCGGAGAATCGCTGGGTTATCAGATTAGTTGGTCCGCTGCGGATCATACCGTGCATATGACGAAGGGAACCGAAAAGAAATCCCTCAATCTGGACACCTATATGATCTCAGAAGGAGATCATGACTACTATGGAGATTTCAAAAAATATGATGGAAGAGTTTACCTTAGCGGCGACTTTTTCAGCGACAGTCTCGGATTAAAGGTTACGGAGGACAGCACAGGCAAGCTGATCACAGTATCCAATGGAGGAGCGAAAAACAACATCATCATTGAAACCGTGAAAGACATTTCCAAAGGCGAGAAAATTGATATCACGCTCTATTACCCAAAGCTCAGTGGCCTTGCAAACCAGAAGGTACAGGATACGCTCAATGAGTTATTTAAAAAGGAAGCAAATGATGCAAAGCAGATGGGACTTGCGGGACTGGCAGATTTCCCGACAGGCTATGATACTCATTACCAGACCTACTTCGATTATCGGGTCAAATACAACAGCAATAACATGCTGAGCGTCGTATTCACCAATTATCAATTCACTGGTGGCGCCCACGGCAGCACATTGCAGACTTCCTATACGTTTGATCTTGCAACCGGCAAGGAATTTGCGATGAAGGATATTTTTAATACGGGATCGGATTATGGCGCCGTATTCAATAAGCAGATCAAATCGGATATCAAAGCGAGAGATCTCTATGAATTGACAACATTCTCGGCCATTGCTACGGACCAGGCATATTATCTTGACAGCACCGGCGTGACGGTCTATTTCCAGCAGTACGAGTATTTCCCATATGCAGCGGGAATTCAGACTTTCTGCATCAACTATCCGGACCTGGCAGATCTGCTGAAGCCCGAACTGAAGCTTACCGGCGGCACCAGCAATCAGACCGCGACGGTTTTGGTTGAAGGAAAGGACAACACATTAAAGGTTGGTGATTCCTGCAGCGTAACGCTGAAAGGAAACCCAACGACGGGATATTCCTGGCAGTATGACATCGCGGATGACAGCATCATCAGCCTGACGAACGAATCCTCGACTCCGGACTCTGCGCTCATCGGTGCAGGCAGCACCTTCAACTGGTCCTTCAAGGCCTTAAAGCCCGGAAAAACGACGATCTCCTTCAAGTACTACAGACCGTGGGAAGGAACTGCAAACTTCCTTCAGAACGTCGAATATACCATTATCGTCAAGTAA
- a CDS encoding PF20097 family protein has product MICPICGKEMTKGGIILSGIKLDGEFTWYSQNEFDKKGLKDWHRSNRKNIDAKRSLMGEEKFNDAYFCESCNKIVGIFTINI; this is encoded by the coding sequence ATGATTTGTCCGATTTGTGGAAAAGAAATGACTAAAGGCGGTATAATCCTTAGCGGGATAAAACTAGATGGGGAATTTACATGGTATTCACAAAATGAGTTTGATAAAAAAGGGCTAAAAGACTGGCACAGAAGTAATAGAAAAAACATAGATGCTAAGAGAAGCTTAATGGGTGAAGAAAAGTTTAATGATGCGTATTTCTGTGAATCCTGCAATAAAATTGTAGGTATATTTACTATTAATATATAG
- a CDS encoding ornithine cyclodeaminase family protein: MDAAYITCMRTGAAGAIGAKTLARRDSRNLFILGAGKQTIYQIAATLILLPQINKVFIADPIDYTNAEKLSQRIQADLATNFGIERAYSIDFQPVTNMEDSVGESDVIITVTPSRLPIIKKEWVKPGTHFSCIGADMEGKEEIDPEIFLGAKVFADDKDQCMRVGEMEIPIKQEKISPDDVKGEIGDVLTGKISGRESDSDITIFDATGLAILDLVTGKVAIESARAKGLGIRAEI; the protein is encoded by the coding sequence ATGGATGCAGCATATATTACTTGTATGCGTACAGGGGCAGCAGGGGCTATTGGAGCAAAAACACTAGCCAGGAGAGATTCAAGGAATCTATTTATACTGGGTGCGGGAAAGCAGACCATATATCAGATTGCAGCCACACTTATTTTGCTTCCTCAAATAAATAAAGTCTTTATTGCAGATCCAATTGATTATACAAATGCAGAAAAATTATCCCAAAGAATACAAGCCGATCTGGCAACGAATTTTGGAATTGAGAGAGCATACAGCATAGATTTTCAACCTGTTACAAATATGGAAGACTCCGTTGGTGAAAGCGATGTAATTATTACGGTTACTCCTTCCCGGTTGCCTATCATAAAAAAAGAATGGGTAAAGCCTGGAACTCATTTTAGTTGCATTGGTGCTGATATGGAAGGCAAGGAAGAAATAGATCCTGAAATTTTTCTGGGAGCAAAGGTCTTTGCTGACGATAAAGATCAGTGTATGAGAGTAGGAGAGATGGAAATACCTATTAAGCAGGAAAAAATTTCACCGGATGATGTTAAAGGAGAAATTGGCGATGTACTAACAGGAAAGATTTCAGGAAGAGAGTCTGACAGTGACATTACCATATTTGATGCAACTGGACTGGCAATCCTTGACTTAGTAACAGGGAAAGTGGCAATTGAATCTGCCAGGGCAAAAGGCCTCGGAATTAGAGCAGAAATATAA
- a CDS encoding GNAT family N-acetyltransferase produces the protein MKVGLQTQKISRNIRQLDSNFIEEYLTIYLNAYPAFKNIDEEGRAHYRKETLKSMNNEKNIHFIGLFEGENLIATMKLIDFSMNLFGEMQPAVGLMSLAVHPLHKKKGAALEMVRYFEKYTYDSGALVALLLPFRMDFYRKMDYGFGSKLHEYCISTLQLPGASDISHLKILNSEELPKILECYSSFVKQNHGMLEKFAEEVRNMELDTLTRRIGYMDGENLKGYVAFRFVSDSSVNYTINRMEVDELIYSDSNVLKELLGFLRLQADEAQTVVIRTGEEDFYHLLDNPQDSSENYIPFGNLQTNISAVGIMHKIIDPEMFIRMTGYRSFPDEELTMKIIYEDGMDHLSSSISLKFEKNSHVEGSKWTIIPKDEKTDVVLECKKSDLSSLFLGSCDLASMVRLGILQISDLAYLERLNRLFHCSKKPWTNTDF, from the coding sequence ATGAAAGTAGGGTTGCAAACGCAAAAAATATCAAGAAATATTCGCCAACTTGATTCAAATTTTATTGAAGAATATTTAACTATTTATCTTAATGCCTATCCAGCTTTTAAAAATATTGATGAAGAAGGGCGAGCACATTATAGAAAAGAGACTCTGAAATCAATGAATAATGAGAAAAATATTCATTTTATCGGCCTTTTTGAAGGAGAGAATCTTATTGCAACTATGAAGCTCATTGATTTTTCTATGAATCTTTTTGGAGAGATGCAGCCAGCGGTGGGGTTAATGTCATTGGCGGTGCATCCTCTGCATAAGAAAAAAGGGGCAGCATTGGAAATGGTTCGTTATTTTGAAAAATATACATATGATTCTGGTGCTCTCGTTGCCTTGCTGCTTCCTTTTCGAATGGATTTCTATAGGAAAATGGATTATGGATTTGGAAGTAAGCTTCATGAATATTGTATTTCAACGCTTCAATTACCTGGAGCTTCAGATATTTCTCATTTAAAAATTCTTAATTCAGAGGAGTTGCCAAAGATACTTGAATGTTATTCATCTTTCGTAAAACAGAACCATGGTATGCTGGAAAAATTCGCAGAAGAAGTTAGAAATATGGAGCTGGATACTTTAACAAGACGCATTGGATATATGGATGGTGAAAATTTAAAAGGTTATGTTGCTTTTCGTTTTGTGAGTGATAGTTCTGTGAATTATACAATTAACCGCATGGAAGTAGATGAATTAATCTATAGTGATAGTAATGTACTTAAAGAGCTGTTAGGATTTCTTAGGCTACAGGCAGATGAAGCGCAAACGGTTGTTATTCGTACTGGGGAGGAAGACTTTTATCATCTGTTAGATAATCCTCAGGACAGTTCTGAAAACTATATTCCATTTGGGAATTTACAAACTAATATTTCAGCAGTTGGAATAATGCATAAAATAATTGACCCAGAAATGTTTATCAGAATGACTGGATATCGATCGTTCCCAGACGAAGAATTAACCATGAAGATAATATATGAAGATGGAATGGATCATTTATCATCTTCTATTTCCTTAAAATTTGAAAAAAACAGCCATGTGGAGGGAAGCAAATGGACGATTATTCCTAAAGATGAGAAAACAGATGTTGTATTAGAGTGCAAAAAATCTGACTTATCATCTCTCTTTCTTGGTAGTTGTGATTTAGCATCAATGGTAAGGCTGGGAATTCTACAAATTAGTGATTTAGCATATTTAGAGCGCCTAAATCGGCTGTTTCATTGTAGTAAAAAACCTTGGACCAATACAGACTTTTAG
- a CDS encoding aminotransferase class I/II-fold pyridoxal phosphate-dependent enzyme, with product MRISDFKVERWLNPRCNGVPHNLGSSCVNALTVKEFAELTGQKSEDLLNSIENLDLHYGDFQGLFRLKKAISKLYKNINPELILTSHGGTGANTMVMSAFAEPGKNVVVITPNYQQHYAFPKSIGVEVRELRMTKEDGWLPDLTRLKMLVDKNTCMITMANPCNPTGTYCGESILREIVRIADSVGAYILCDEIYRGLDNFYMPSIVDLYDKGICTSSMSKVFSMAGTRVGWVVTNRREDYEVLENWRSYNTICEGVFDEMIAAICLENKDKILERSRNIVNENRKIVNEWMKVQPHLKIYGDSHSSISFVNYDYDISSKEFGEKAYEAGILVCHGECFEEEKGFRLGYGWDKPEALKNSLEAFGNFLKTLSD from the coding sequence ATGAGAATAAGTGATTTTAAGGTTGAAAGATGGCTAAATCCAAGATGCAACGGGGTTCCACATAACCTTGGATCCAGCTGTGTTAATGCACTGACGGTAAAAGAGTTTGCTGAACTTACGGGTCAGAAGTCTGAAGATCTATTAAATTCCATAGAAAATCTTGATCTCCATTATGGTGATTTTCAGGGTTTATTTAGACTGAAAAAAGCTATTAGCAAATTGTATAAAAATATAAACCCAGAGTTAATTCTTACTTCACATGGGGGTACGGGAGCAAACACAATGGTAATGTCGGCTTTTGCAGAACCTGGCAAAAATGTTGTGGTGATAACACCAAATTACCAGCAACATTATGCTTTTCCTAAATCAATTGGAGTTGAGGTAAGAGAGCTGCGAATGACAAAAGAAGATGGATGGCTTCCTGATCTTACGCGATTAAAAATGTTAGTAGATAAAAATACTTGTATGATAACAATGGCTAATCCTTGTAATCCTACCGGCACCTATTGTGGGGAATCCATACTACGAGAGATTGTAAGAATTGCAGATAGCGTGGGTGCGTACATTCTCTGTGATGAAATTTATCGTGGTCTGGATAATTTCTATATGCCTTCCATTGTGGATTTGTATGATAAAGGCATTTGCACCAGCAGCATGTCCAAAGTCTTTTCCATGGCAGGAACTCGTGTGGGATGGGTTGTAACCAATAGGAGAGAGGATTATGAAGTTTTGGAGAACTGGCGCTCCTATAATACCATTTGCGAGGGTGTTTTCGACGAGATGATTGCTGCAATCTGTCTGGAGAATAAAGATAAAATCTTAGAGAGAAGCAGAAACATTGTAAATGAGAATCGTAAAATTGTGAATGAATGGATGAAAGTTCAGCCGCATCTTAAGATTTATGGAGACAGCCATTCATCCATATCATTTGTAAATTATGATTATGATATAAGCAGTAAAGAATTTGGTGAAAAGGCATATGAAGCAGGAATACTGGTGTGTCATGGCGAATGCTTCGAAGAAGAAAAAGGCTTTAGACTTGGATATGGATGGGATAAACCAGAAGCCTTAAAAAACAGTCTTGAAGCTTTTGGTAATTTTCTTAAAACTTTAAGCGATTAA
- a CDS encoding GNAT family N-acetyltransferase — translation MVDEIIVGDIIVRDNHDGTYFLGGLCVIPAYENNGIGQAAMNFLDRQFKGAHHWSLETPADKERNHYFYKKCGFHITKEYKVSTVNIVLFEKSVTV, via the coding sequence ATGGTTGATGAGATTATTGTAGGGGATATTATAGTGCGAGATAATCACGATGGTACATATTTTCTAGGAGGACTCTGTGTGATACCTGCATACGAAAATAACGGCATTGGACAGGCAGCAATGAACTTTCTTGACAGGCAGTTTAAAGGCGCACATCATTGGTCACTGGAAACCCCCGCTGATAAAGAACGGAATCATTATTTTTATAAAAAATGCGGATTTCATATTACAAAGGAATATAAGGTTAGTACGGTTAATATTGTATTATTCGAAAAGAGTGTAACCGTTTAA
- a CDS encoding ATP-dependent DNA helicase, translated as MGKIIKTQTNSVQHFSTRIPWKDNDYTGRIDNNPRYNVAAQVIPNIASSRDLEFEETNKGKSYKQVGPVKMQNWITENAAFMSDTKLYLKMNHPYKKGNDKFKHFEETTFEMNPYSFLLRPFSWTLKDNANEKQKYYNFYFDLEKTEKMLNWSSSWVSHGESQKGIFDYFFSGISPHNSLIFPYYKQVPFIDDNRRVIAGIGNIVSNVEIHEYDSDGSNDEKNYIWETNAAHSIRVDGKDGFLMPYLEISEYTKKHPDFDVSSVTLFEAAGFRSEFSYAAEWVSYDAAIDVLNQAKIALKNIAKLELKEANQEWVNVQLEYVDNQLKSVWNQRGIFPGLGSILSALGVKYGFDVAKHVDTSENDLISELKLYFSGDKETGDEKLDNSLADKEDEFFGLLRDEMKTCFFELLSRLNLSVEQAIYAWRNLKNYASEIIENPYLLYELTRKEKDEHQVTISQIDNAMFVNLLVENKYPLKNPTKMRTENDKRRFRAMMIFVLVQAANQGHTLLSYNQIIEEINKLPLDNKTDFQTEKIEGVLTFLQECELHVDEKNTYIKLKEYQDYKQLVVDIVNSRLGISLSSEQNWRKIIDNQFGELQENNESNDEQARDEKATALRVLESSKISALLGRAGTGKTSALGIFASSKEIKAGGVLALTPTGKARVQLENSFKKNSVEAEFMTVAQFLNRSKGFSWNTMAYKMPSLPSSSIAKTVIIDESSMLTEDMFAGILKLVDSHAERVIFIGDPNQLPPIGAGRPFVDLINFLESAYPEKVASLKTEMRQGSGGDDLAFAQIFSNSDSVDKDIIYRIQDNQTDNRLKYIQYTDFDELEKVFFKELVEVTNMTNEDDIDGFNKSLGATVGQYTKYPTSEHIEDWQILSPTKFIGAGSYYMNNQLHQKYRQDIVDEWSKYSFSKNRPQSVQNIVYGDKVISNVNCEKDYWDGSSGRAYIANGEIGIMVDYPSHYGKNDKNTSWYKFRFCSFEGKVFSYTKADFGGDNSDSNLELAYALTVHKSQGSGFGKTIVVINGKSSYVTKELLYTAFSRQKEKLIVLSDLSIQELVQYANDWYSDTKQRYTDLFKVPNIIEIESSKQKRYFEEKLIHKTIGGEMVRSKSEVIVANILDKMKIEYFYEEPLNVGGKTYIPDFTLRYQGKTVYLEHLGMLRDKSYKKRWDEKRANYESVGISETLGNLIITEDGLDGSLDATLIESKIQTWIKSS; from the coding sequence ATGGGTAAGATAATTAAAACGCAAACAAACAGTGTACAACACTTTTCAACAAGAATTCCATGGAAGGATAACGATTATACTGGGAGAATAGACAATAATCCTAGGTATAATGTAGCTGCTCAAGTAATCCCCAACATTGCATCGTCACGGGACTTGGAGTTTGAGGAAACAAATAAAGGTAAAAGCTATAAACAGGTAGGACCAGTAAAAATGCAAAACTGGATTACAGAGAACGCTGCGTTCATGAGTGATACCAAGCTTTATCTTAAAATGAACCATCCATATAAAAAAGGAAATGATAAGTTCAAGCATTTCGAAGAAACAACTTTTGAAATGAACCCGTATTCATTTTTATTGCGTCCCTTTTCATGGACTTTAAAGGATAATGCCAATGAGAAACAAAAGTATTACAATTTTTATTTTGACTTAGAAAAAACAGAAAAAATGCTGAACTGGTCAAGTTCGTGGGTTTCGCATGGAGAATCTCAAAAAGGGATTTTCGACTACTTCTTTTCCGGAATTAGCCCGCACAATTCATTGATATTTCCATATTACAAACAAGTTCCGTTTATCGATGATAATAGGCGTGTAATTGCTGGAATAGGAAATATAGTATCAAATGTAGAAATACATGAGTATGACTCTGATGGAAGCAATGACGAAAAAAACTACATTTGGGAGACAAATGCAGCTCATTCAATTAGAGTAGATGGGAAAGATGGCTTTTTAATGCCATACCTTGAAATTTCTGAGTATACAAAAAAACATCCTGATTTTGATGTATCTAGTGTCACATTATTTGAAGCGGCAGGCTTTAGATCGGAATTTTCATATGCAGCTGAATGGGTCAGCTACGATGCGGCTATTGATGTTCTCAATCAAGCTAAAATTGCATTGAAAAATATAGCTAAACTTGAGTTAAAAGAAGCCAATCAAGAATGGGTTAATGTTCAACTTGAATATGTAGATAACCAATTAAAAAGCGTTTGGAATCAACGTGGTATTTTTCCAGGATTAGGCTCAATTTTATCAGCTTTGGGTGTTAAATACGGTTTCGATGTTGCTAAACATGTGGATACTTCTGAAAATGACCTGATTTCTGAATTGAAGTTATATTTTTCAGGTGATAAAGAAACTGGGGACGAAAAATTGGATAATAGCTTAGCTGACAAAGAGGATGAATTTTTTGGCTTACTAAGAGATGAAATGAAAACTTGTTTCTTTGAACTTTTGTCTCGATTGAATCTTTCTGTCGAACAAGCTATTTATGCTTGGCGTAACCTGAAAAATTATGCATCTGAAATTATAGAAAACCCATATCTGTTATACGAACTTACACGAAAAGAAAAGGACGAACATCAAGTTACTATTTCTCAAATTGACAATGCAATGTTTGTGAATCTGTTGGTGGAAAATAAGTATCCTCTTAAGAATCCAACCAAAATGAGAACTGAAAATGATAAACGTCGATTTAGAGCAATGATGATATTTGTTTTAGTTCAAGCCGCAAATCAAGGTCATACTTTACTCAGTTATAATCAAATTATTGAAGAAATTAACAAATTACCATTAGATAATAAAACGGATTTTCAAACAGAAAAGATTGAAGGTGTTCTTACCTTCTTGCAGGAATGTGAATTGCACGTTGATGAAAAAAACACGTACATCAAGTTAAAAGAATATCAAGATTATAAGCAATTGGTAGTCGATATAGTGAATAGTCGTTTAGGTATTAGTTTATCAAGTGAACAAAACTGGAGAAAAATTATTGACAATCAATTTGGAGAACTTCAAGAAAATAATGAATCGAACGATGAACAGGCTCGTGATGAAAAGGCGACAGCATTAAGGGTTCTCGAATCATCTAAGATATCAGCCCTATTGGGAAGAGCAGGGACGGGTAAAACATCAGCATTGGGAATTTTTGCTTCTTCAAAAGAAATTAAGGCTGGTGGAGTACTGGCATTAACTCCTACTGGAAAAGCAAGAGTTCAACTTGAAAATTCATTTAAGAAGAATAGTGTTGAAGCTGAGTTTATGACTGTGGCACAATTCTTAAATCGCTCAAAAGGTTTCAGTTGGAACACAATGGCTTATAAGATGCCAAGCCTACCTAGTTCAAGTATTGCCAAAACAGTTATTATTGATGAAAGTTCAATGCTGACTGAAGATATGTTTGCTGGCATACTGAAGCTTGTTGATTCTCATGCTGAAAGAGTTATCTTCATAGGAGATCCAAATCAATTACCTCCAATAGGAGCAGGACGCCCATTTGTTGATCTGATTAATTTTTTAGAGAGTGCTTATCCTGAAAAGGTTGCATCATTGAAAACTGAGATGCGACAAGGTTCAGGCGGTGATGATTTAGCATTTGCACAAATATTTTCTAATTCGGATTCAGTGGATAAAGATATAATTTACCGTATTCAAGACAATCAAACAGATAATCGCCTTAAATATATTCAATACACCGATTTCGACGAGTTAGAAAAAGTGTTCTTTAAAGAATTGGTGGAAGTTACAAATATGACAAATGAAGATGATATTGATGGTTTCAATAAAAGTTTGGGAGCTACTGTAGGCCAATATACAAAATATCCAACTAGTGAACATATAGAAGACTGGCAAATTCTATCTCCAACTAAATTTATTGGTGCGGGAAGCTATTATATGAATAATCAGCTTCACCAAAAGTATCGTCAAGACATTGTAGATGAATGGAGTAAATATTCGTTTTCAAAAAACAGGCCTCAATCTGTACAAAATATTGTATACGGAGATAAAGTCATATCTAATGTAAATTGTGAGAAGGATTACTGGGATGGTTCATCGGGCAGAGCATATATTGCAAATGGTGAAATTGGCATTATGGTGGATTACCCAAGCCACTATGGCAAAAATGATAAGAATACTAGTTGGTACAAATTCCGTTTTTGCTCATTTGAAGGAAAAGTATTTTCATATACTAAAGCTGATTTTGGTGGTGATAATAGCGATTCTAATTTAGAACTTGCTTATGCCCTTACAGTTCACAAATCACAGGGTTCTGGCTTTGGCAAAACTATAGTAGTGATAAATGGCAAAAGTTCATATGTTACAAAAGAACTTTTGTATACTGCGTTTTCTCGCCAAAAAGAAAAACTAATTGTATTAAGTGATTTGTCAATTCAAGAATTAGTTCAGTATGCGAATGACTGGTATTCTGATACCAAACAGCGATATACAGACTTATTCAAAGTACCAAACATCATTGAGATAGAGTCTAGTAAACAAAAACGTTACTTTGAAGAAAAATTGATCCATAAAACGATTGGCGGTGAAATGGTTAGATCAAAGTCCGAAGTAATTGTGGCTAATATTCTCGATAAGATGAAAATTGAGTATTTCTATGAAGAACCATTAAATGTTGGTGGTAAAACTTATATTCCTGATTTTACTCTACGCTACCAAGGCAAAACTGTTTATTTAGAGCATCTTGGAATGCTAAGAGATAAATCATATAAAAAGCGTTGGGATGAGAAAAGAGCAAATTATGAAAGTGTGGGAATTTCAGAAACGCTTGGGAATTTGATTATTACTGAGGATGGATTAGATGGAAGTTTGGATGCAACATTAATAGAGAGTAAAATTCAAACATGGATAAAAAGTAGTTGA
- a CDS encoding TIGR04104 family putative zinc finger protein: MKNQQCVKCNHHFSYKERFYASWVNNYITCKDCGAKYKILLPRTMLVFVILMFFLLFQYFICKYYDIPFIVFFILYSLVVLLVYPIFLRYSSKNIEQYQNKN; the protein is encoded by the coding sequence ATGAAAAATCAACAATGTGTTAAATGCAATCATCATTTTTCTTATAAAGAAAGATTCTATGCCAGCTGGGTAAATAACTATATCACTTGTAAAGATTGTGGAGCCAAGTACAAAATCTTATTACCCCGTACAATGTTAGTATTTGTAATATTAATGTTTTTCTTGCTATTTCAATATTTCATTTGTAAATATTATGATATTCCATTTATAGTATTTTTCATTTTGTATTCACTGGTAGTATTATTGGTATATCCAATCTTCCTTCGCTACAGTTCTAAAAATATTGAACAGTACCAAAACAAGAATTAA